In Micropterus dolomieu isolate WLL.071019.BEF.003 ecotype Adirondacks linkage group LG01, ASM2129224v1, whole genome shotgun sequence, the sequence AGTTTGAATTTACTTTAGGAGTTGATCAAATTGAAGATGAAAACTACTGGGGAAATACAGGCCTGTCATGCCTCTAGTTtaacatgttttgtgttgttttataggGGGGGAATGCACCTTGCAGAGATGTAATGGTTGCAAACTTATATACATGAAGACTTCAATCTAAGAAATCAATCTAAAGCATAAAATATCATAAAGTTTTGCCTGGCGATGAATATTTCACTGCCCTGCCTGCATGCTTAATGAGTTTATTCTGCAGCAAGTGATTTCCACCTGTCCCTCTCCCACTTGTTCCTCCCTCCTAATAAACGCATGCAGAAGCTCGAGACAGGTGCACGAGGAATTTGGACGATCCAAACCCCGTAAAACACCCTGGGTGCACATGAGCATCAAGGACCAAAAACTTTTGGGGCCACCGAGCTCAGTGAGTGAGTGTCTGAATTTCAGGGAGACTGCGGCGCACCGCTGCTGCTGTGGTGCACCTTTTACTTTATATGGGCTTTTCTTTTATACGTAGACTTAGGATGTCCCTCTCAACTCCCCCACTCCTCCCTATGTTGCGTGGTAGCCTATTTGTTCTGTATGACTGAGAATGTAAACCCATTAACCTTACCGGAATAGCCACCACGTGCAGGTCATTCTTTGCTGTCACAAGTTAAGACGTTCCGTCACCTGAAAAATACAGCTGGAAAACTACAGTAGGCCTGTATGTGAAGAATACTGTGGGCCTGACACCAGTTGGTTACCACGCAGATAACACTTTATCTAGGCTACCTGATGCATACGGAGGGGGGACTGGGGCTTAAATAATCTTTTGTGAGGAAATTCTTCATAAAACAAAACGAACATATGACTTTTAAGACTTTCattttgacattaaaataataGTGAAACACTAGTTTTAAAGTTATAGAGTTCAGAGGGGAAACCTGCCCCTAAGAGTGGTTAACCATCTTTGTGCGTTTTAATGTGAGTCTTCTTCCTTTTAACCCTGTATTCACTTTGTTATTGGATCTTACAGTGACAATTTAGGATGGGACGGTAAAAAAAAAGCTCATTTCTCATTTgcctttaaatatttttcaaaataaaaggaaaacaatgacAGTGAATTTCAATTTAAAGCAATTTTCTTTTGGCAAGAATTTCCTAACGTGTTGAATTACTGTGTCGGGAGAGCTGCcatgttgttttattatctctccccttgttttttgtgttagGTTTACTATTGttactttaatttgttttgggTAGGGTATgtctttttggttttatttttcgATTTAAGCTTCCTGagttggcaaaaaaaaacactgagacACTGAACACACATATTCCTCATATTCTTCATCTAGCTTTTGTCTCATGGAGACAAGCATGGACTCATAATAAGCCTATTTAGGATTTTATTTAGTTCACCAATCACTCACTTTGTTAATCTACTATGTGACCAGAAATAACTACAAAATTGACTAAACCCGCCACAGTATAGggctaaattattatttttatattgcttACGTGTCCTACCACTCTGCAACACACCTCAATTAACCACAGCTATAGAACCTTTTCTTTACCCTTTAGTTTTACGTCTTGAAACTTTTTCAATGCCCCCCTCAGATAGGATGTAAATCGAGACAGGAGTGCTTCTGCTTTGTCTGTTAGAAAACTCacttttctgacttttcaaGAAATAGGCTATATCCtcctgtaaaatgtaaataaaagccACTGCACGTTATTCTCATATCAGTGAAGCATTGGAGAGTTTGCTGATAGGAAGTCAGCTGCATTCAATTAGCCTTCATCTAATTTAGCTGAGGCCTTAATTGCGCTCAGGGTGGTGCAGTTGTTTGTGCTAAGCTCTGTTTGAGACTTCTGTGGAGAAATACGAGCCGCTCCTTAAGAACAATCCCAATTCAAATGAGACTTATCTTCGCCAGAGCGATCAGACGGATTAAGAGTTATTAAAACCGATAAAGGGCTGAAACCAGAAGATTCAGCAGTCCCAAAGTCCGCTGCGTGGCGACTCCAGAGGATTTCTCTGTAAACACATTCCCACCATGGAAACATTTATATAGACATCATCTACATACAGAGATGTATGATGAATAAATAGTGGAGTAAAGGATGATATCTGGAGGGCGATTCgccaacagaaacagaaaaataaatggattACACCAGACTTTGAGAAGCACCATCTCACTACATGTTTTCCCttaaataaaaatccaaattCAAGTTTTATATCAAGTTATGACTTTTACAAGAATAACAAGTAGTTTAGGAGTTAAACTAAATTAGCTTTACATATAACAGTATTTCAGCAAGATTTGACCAGTAAAGTGAAGCAATAGTAGCCTACTAAACAGGCAGTGGCTCGTTATTAAACGATGAAACTGCAAAAATAACTATATCTTGAagtaagacatttttttttaaaaatatgatcAAATAATTGCATTGGTTTCTAATCCAAATCTACTTTTCCCCCACATTATCTCCATGTGATCTGCCCATTTCTCCCATATGCAACACACAAAACTTAGCCTACTGAATAATCTTGGAAAACAATGGGCCATTGGAAACATGTGGAACTCCCTCATCAaattataaaattttatttgagatagattttatttttaaattggttGACTTTTTGCAGTGTGGACTATAGGCCTACAGCAATTAGGCCCGCTTCTAATCTTTTCTAATTCGGCTGCCATGCTCTTGGCTGACCCGGGATGGGAAACAAAGGGCAGCGAGCTTCCAGGCCCACAAAAGCGcaacaaaaaaatcatataGGATCATCAAATAGGAGAGACGTGCTTTCAGGTTTTGAAAGGCACAGGAAGCTGGAGGATTTGGTCCGACCCCTGCATGGTGACAGAACTGATATCTTAGAGACCCCCATTCATCTGGAGGGAGGGATGGTAAccgggagagagaggggaggggtgCTGGGGTAGGGTTGGGGTGTGAGGGGGCTCACAGTTTGCATCTGCAGAGGTCCCACCGCCCTCTGATCTGTGAGCTGGCACACATCACGGCGTCCATTCACAAATCCTCCTTCTGCGCGTCACCTTTTGTAGTACTCCATAGTACTGAGCGCTGGTGACGTGTAAGACAATCCTACCAAGCAAAATACAGAGAGGAAAAATAGGTTATAGGAACTCAAGGACAGGGCACATGCGCACAATGCATACGATTTCTTATAGTAGTAGGAGGggatgtgtatatatgtgtgagggGGGGGGACGACGACTAGGCCTATAGGCTAAGTGAATATGAAATAGACTCAGTTGCTGGATTTATAGActgcataaaaacaaaatcagatgTTCAAACTGTTCGCGACTATATTTTTTCTCCAAAAATAGGGAATATGAAACCCTTCGTGCAAAGCTGAGGAGAGCcccaagttttttttaaacaaataatggaAAAGACAGAAGATTACTAAAGCACGGATTTAGTAGACCCTGACAGACATGACgtgctataatcaatatttcctactttacaatatacaatatattcatggaaaataataatttcatccATTTAACCATAAGGCAGCACTCTCAATCTAGACTTTAagaatagtttttaaaaaataacaggCAACATCAATGATAAAGTGATCACATGTTGGCAAACAATAGTCACAAGATTTTTCCAAAAAGTCATATAATCGATTAGTGCTTTGGCGCGGGCCTGCTGGACGTTATGTGGCAGACTGCTGTGGAGCAAATCCTAACAAATATCGCTTgaatatgaaaaatgttgaatatGAATTTGTGTTCAACACGTGAAAGGGTGGCAGACCTGGCTTCGATTTATACATCAGACTCGGAAATCCCTCAGAAATTGGCTGTGCAGTCGCCTTTTCAGGAATATCTATCTCTAACTGCAACATTGTTATATGTGTATCACAATGTGAAACACAGCACATGCACAGGTTTTAATGTCcccttaaaataaaaactacacaCGCACATAACACAAGACACTTAGACCTGCGTGATAAGCACGTGCATGCATGTAATAACGCCAGTATTATAGACTGAGTTTTTGATCATGttacaagaaagaaaaatacaattataCTGTGGATTCATGTATCCATTTCACTGCGTCTGGACAGTCCAGACCAAGATACCCACTATGTTCAAGGGTGAGCTACCATCAAAAAAGCTTCCTTTTCCTTCCTTATAATTGCATTTCCTCTTGTATTAATCAAAATTTTaataaacaacaaagatccTGCAGACTGAATATGGAGGGGCTTCACTATATAAACCAAAGTAATAGCCGATAAGAAACAAGACAATAAAACTACAAAGCAAGCATGGCACCAAAAACATACAAATGAGTCGATTAATGACTGACTTTACTcggaaataaaaagacaaaaataccaTGATATGCAAATCAATTGAATACTACAGCACTATTTTAACCCTTAACCAACCAGGACAAATTGTCCTAGAATGTATTTTCATTCACAAGCAGAAAAGTAAACCAGAAAGTCTGACTTACATGACAAACAACAGAAATCCTTTGTAAGTAAAGACagtgatgataataatgataccCCGACTGATTATCTACTAAAACAAGACACATTTTTTCTTAGCCAGCATAGACCAAAACAAGCCAGTTAAAACTGAACAGACAGCAGTGAACCAAAACGCCACAATAGTGGGATTATGTACTTGTAAAGTATAGGcctacactgcaaaaaaatacacatttagtaGAGTTGTGAGTATTAAAAGCCCGTTTTGCCTGCCAAAAACTGCAGCAGAGTGAGATGACTCCTGCCCACATGGTGTTTCACCTATTTCGAGAAATTTCTGTGCGTACAAATCATTActctcgacccgctgccatcaATCCAGTCTCaatttgttttgtcttaaaACGCGCTTCAAAATGGAAACAAGTGAAGTGCCACATATGTCACTTTTGAAAGAAAACCAAGTCTCTATGGCTTACAATCAGACTGTTTGGCgtgtaaatatgtgtatttttttgcaGTGCACACACGCTGTGATTATAATTCAAAACCTGAAATGGTGTCATTTCCTTCAGACATCCCTGTTTTACTGTGAGGTTAGAGGCCAAGCCCAGGCGGTAGCGGCCTGTCTGTGCCTCCATTGTCTGCCGCTTATTTAGCGCTCAACATTAATCTGCGCTTCCCATCACAAGTGAGAAACAATCGCAGCATGAGAGTGGCCTGTCTAATTACATCTTTCACTCCGAACTTTCACTTCAGTCGCCGACGTGAGGACTTGGATTTGGCCCTTTTGTGATGGGGACCTGTGAGATAGGAGCATGAGGGTGTTGAGGTAGATTTTGAGATaagatttttgttgttgttgtttgttgttgcaaTGCAGCAATACCAGAAAATGAGAATTCACTTTTAATTGAAAAAGGCTATTGAAAGATCATCTTAAAGCAAGGGATGTGGTGTTTTGTGAATCTGTGTGCATGACATGTCAATAGGCGTTTGAACGCAAACCCCAGATTAACCCCAAACAAATATTTTCGGTAATAAGACTTCACTATAATTGCTTTGCAGTTTGCACAAAGCCTGTATTTAACAAGTGGAAAGTCAAGGATAGGATGTTTTCCACCTGGCTTAGACTCAAGCTTAAATTACAGGGCTTAACATGTCACAGatacaaattaaaacaacaatgttgTGCAGCAGGTTATTGTTGCATCCAAAAAAGAACCGATTTTAATCACCACATCTCACATACATGTGAATAATCAATCATATCATAACGACTGACCGGCCTGTGAGGCACAAATAATCACACTATTCAACAAAGTATAGGTCTTGTGTTCATTTTAGAAATTTCGAAGTTACTCGCACTCCCAAAAAAAACTAGAGGAACAGACAATGCCTGCTTGtaataatgaaaacaaagcagctgaCTGACTTTCTAAGTGAATTGTTCAAAGGCTCCTCACTCAGTCTCAGtcctgctgctcctctgctcctcctcgaTGCCCTTTTATTTTACGCGCAGCCCTCGGCTCAAACGCCATAGAGCCGGCCGAGCAGTCCCTCAAGCCCGGTGCCGTCCTGGAAGGAGAAGTACAAACTTAGTGGTGGTCAGCAAAGTTACTGAAAGTTTTGTCTTTGGCGCGACTCGGTACCCTGAGCACCGTGCACAAAACAGTTTGTTTGCATCACTGATTTCTTTTAAAGGGATATGGACCCAGTTCTTGGTCCACCGCAGCGTCACGACAGGCGAACATGAGAACATCAAAAATACTTAACACACATCTCTGCCCGTTTGGGGTCAGACAGGGAAGACTCTTTGCCTGTCACGTTTCAGTTTTGATGCACGTTCTTGCCAGTTTTGAGGCAACAGGAAGCAATATGTCACCTTGGACcattcagaaaaacacagtggTTAAATTCCAAGCTGGACCCACAATGTGCCATATGGGTTAAAAagagtttaaatgttttgagatGTTATTCAATTTTCAAGAAAATACCGTTACTCCAACCTCAGATCAAAATGTGAGCATATAGACATGCAGCAATTCAGTTCCTCGCATTTAACCTTGGCCAGGACAAACTGACTTTAAGTTACTCTGACTCCAACTGACCGTACAGGTGTTAGAATTACCTTCAATGCAGACATATTGTGAGCTATGTTCAACAGATAataagtgttttcagtgttgtcTAAAAGGGTATTTACAGATATTATTTCAACACATGTTGCCTCATAGATTTTCATGTCACGGATCCCCAAATACACCCACAATAGGCCTTTTTTGTTAGGGCTGTGACTCATTTGCTTACATTTGAGCAGATATTtagttgttattgtttttcatttaaactgAATTGGACTGATACTATCCAAAAGTGTCGAGAATGGAGCTTTTACTCCTCAGATATGTTATAGCACATTAATATGAAGTAAAAACGTACTATTCGTCATTTTTTTGGGAATCCCTGCCTGCCCTGCAAGCAAGGAACCCCGGGGGTCCCCACAACCCACTTTTGACAGCCGATGCTTCAACCTCCCATTGTTTTAATGAACACAAACAATGTAATGTGCATCATGTTGTCCTTTGAAACCTGAAtaccccccccacccaccaaaAAAAATGAAGTTACAGGTTCATAAACACAGATGAATTATTGGGAGTATCTAGGAGCATGCACTGGATTTAAATTAGGCTTCTCCTCCATCAGTCCAGGACTCTTTCCCTTTACTAAGGCGAGGATGGGCGTTTGTGGACTGCTCCGGAGTCTGCATCACGTGGCCTGGTTTCTGCCATCCTATTGGTCCAAGGCACGTGTCTGGGAGGACGGTGGGAAAACGTCACTCGGGGGGCTCGTAttgaaaataagaacaaaactCCAGAGTGAGAGTATTAGAGCATCAGTTTAGGAGGCTCTTTATTTACCCTTAGTTTAGTTTAGGCGTAGGCATTACTGAGCACACTGAAATCGGATAACAATAAATTGGATGGTGCGCAAATGGCACGTTTTAGCTCTACGATATCAGTTGTAACCCAAGATTGAGGGAATATATATCAAAAAGTATGCTTTTCTCAGAGGACACTATCGCAAGGCTTTGCATGGTGTCCAAGGCACTCACTAGAAtctgagttttatttttttatttattttacgcgtgcagttttttttttaaatttaattcccCATAAGTTCTGAATTTCATTGCAGCAGAGAGAGCGATAAAGGGGTTAAAGAGAGTAAAGCGGGGAAAGTGAATCAGTATGGAAGAAAATGATCACGGCAACAGAGACGTGGTGGAGCGGCAGGAGTCGGGGGATGAATCAAACAGAGCCATCCTCCCTCTCTTACAGGCGCCGGGAAACCTTCAGATCCCTCACCGGGTCACCAATTTCTTCATCGACAACATCTTGCGGCCGGATTTCGGACGGAAAAAGGACGGGGGCGCAAACCGCGAAGAGAGTAGCCTCGCGTCGCGGGAGAGCCACAACAGCCCTGCCGCCCCTCAGAGCGAGCCGGTGGGAAGCACGGTGCCGGCGGAGGGGACCTCCACCCCGCACACGGTTACGGGGACCAAGAAGCCCACTATAGCCGCCGATGAGCCCCTGAAATCCCGCGGGGAGAACGGAGACCAGTGCCTAAGCTCAGACTCAGACAGTTCCCAAGCCAGCTCAAACCCAGCCCAGAGTCAGCCCATGCTGTGGCCAGCCTGGGTGTACTGCACCAGATACTCGGACAGGCCTTCTTCAGGTTGGTGGCACCGTGCATGCGTTTTACTCTACCGTATTCTCGGTAACCTGAAATACCCCGTAACACTGACCCCGGATGCCTTGACCGACTTCTCCCGAGTAGAGAAGCCTACAGCGAACTGCCCTGTGTAGCAAACTGAGAATTTACTAAATATAAATCCACATAGATttttttgaaatattatttaacGCTAAACGCAAATCCCGCAGACAACACGTGCAATGTAGAAAAAAAGATAccacattaaaatgaaataaaaatatggcTTTTCGGTGAGAGGAGGCCCATTTTAAAACGCAAACGACgaagaaaaaatattgtttttaacagtaaatcTTGTCATAAATCTTTCTATTTTAACAACTCaccaaaatacatttaacacATAAAAAACGGCCATTTTTTGAGCTATTACGCACAGTTTCTTTCTTGACTAAAATGTTCCAGTTCAGGCAGTCCTCTTGCAAATTTCCTCGGGTTATGAATATGATAATACCGGGGTCCTACATGTACTAAACAGAAGCGCGCTGACAGGCTGCATGTCCTCCAGAGCAGCAGGTCTGCAAAATAATATTTGGTGCTCTTGTCAAAGCTGCTTTGGTACTTAGAAGCGATAGGCAAGTTGTGTTTGGGAtgaattaaatatgttttcacaaTTAACGCTCCCTCAGCTCGTGTGTGTGCTGGCCAACAGTGACTGTTTTggtattattatttcttatctttatttaaaagaaatcacagGCTACAACTTATCTGCCTGCTGTAAGGTTAGTATGTGTATTTGTCTTAGCATCCATCAAAAGTGGTACAACTTATTCTCATGCGTTATGTAACGCTGTATGGAGTGGCGTAGGCGACTACTACGAGTTGTAGAGTTTCAGTTTTTATatacgcacgcacacacacacgcacgctgaTTCATCAGGTTCGGCCTGTATTATGTCGTTTCATTAATGTTTTCCACTGTTTGGAGGTGGGAACCAAGCATTTAGTCCAATTCACCACTAAACAGGCCTCTATCCAAATGGAAAATGTGTAGCCTATCTAATGTGTGTTGCTCAAATTCTATTCACGTTTTCCCACTGAGGAGCTTTTCAAGTGACCCACAAAAACTAAAAGGCAAAGTAGCTTCTCTGAAATGAGTCTGAGTCCGAACTGTAATTCAGCTCACCTGCAAAACAGTGGCTCCGATGTCCCATTGATGTTTTCCCACTGTTGTCCTCTTGGTTAATAATTCCTTATTACTACAGACAGAGTcggtgtgtgtgcacgcgctagtgtgtttgtgtgctagAGAGGAAGAGGGATAGAAacggggagggaggggagattTTGCTGCTTGGTTGTTTTCTTCAGTGGACGTGTCAACATTTTACAATCAACCCTCCTCGTTTTATTAAATCTTGCCAAAAGTGCTTTAGGGAATCAAAATAACttatttttgtgatttgttGTATGCTAAAAAGCTTCTAAAGACACACTAGCCTAATATCAACAGATACATTTATAGCCATTTGTTTACCTATTTCTCCATTTTGAAGTTTACAAATCTACATATAGGCAAATACTTTCCTTACTCACCTTGATAAATGTCTAGGCTCACTCCTAAATGTAAAGTAGCCTAGTAGAATATTATACTAGTTATTGGtgggtttaatttaaaaactaaCATATTGTTTCATTAATGAAATTGCTTAGAACGCAGTTTGCCGGATTATCGTCCATGTAAAAGTGTAGGCCTACCCATCTGTGtgaaaagtttgttttgatGCTAATAAACcactgtttgtgtctgtgacccccccaccccccacccccccacccccatatCACCCACACTACAGGGCCAAGATCTCGCAAACCAAAGAAGAAATCGACCAGCAAAGAGGACAAGCGACCACGGACGGCCTtcacagcagaacagctgcaaAGACTAAAATCGGAGTTTCAGACAAATCGGTATCTGACCGAGCAGAGGCGGCAGAACCTGGCGCAGGAGCTGGGCCTGAACGAGTCCCAGATCAAGATCTGGTTTCAGAACAAGAGGGCCAAAATCAAGAAGGCCACCGGCGCTAAAAACAGTCTGGCCCTGCACCTGATGGCACAGGGACTATACAATCACGCCACCATCTCGTCGAAAGACGAAAAATCAGACAGCGATTGATTTCCAGAGAAGTCACAGAAACCTCCTAACGAAAAAGAACCTATAGTAATCCTATGATAGATTTTTATAGAGATATCACAAAACTCTACCTACAGGAATATTTAATGATACCACAGCAGATACAAATACCACAAAGTTCTATTACTATCACTATACTCGATGCTGAACCACTACAGATAGGCTATACCAAGGGTCCAGGACACCACAGGACATACAAAAAAATTCTACACTAAGGCTAATCGACTGCTAAGAGTCCCTACAGGAATATTTAATGTCACCATAGGTCTCTATATGTTCCTATAGGAATATTATAGTGATTTTTCGATATGGGAGGTTTTGCCAAGCCTACAATGCAATAATTTCATCGAATAAAGGGCCAGTGTGCAGAGTATACCAGcataaattgtttaaaaaaaatagagagaTATTTCTGCAATATCACGTCTATAAAAGATGTTGTAAAAAGGTATGTTTTCAACGTTTGTCGTCCccgcccccccaccccccagaGGAGGTACAAATGCTTACACCCTTCAtttttatataggcctactgctACCCATGATTGtcatcattttacatttaaactaACTGGCACTTGACGTTTCGATCTGTCAGTGAAGTGAACTGAAGTCCAAAGAATATTTTTCTGCTGCATCCAGGCTACtgtgaatttaaataaatgctaacACGATTTTATTTCCATGCTTGTTGGTTTCCTTGGTTGTGTTTGATGTAAAATGGAAAGAGGAAGGTGTTTTTGAGTGTCAGCTGCAGACCTAATTGGGCAGACAATGAATTTTGAtacgttttttaaaaaataaataaattcacagTTAACAGTTTATTATGACTGAGAGAGGTAGCGATTTCTTTTCTAACACGCCACTTAACTAAGATGCTAAGTTAGGCTTTGCTTATATGTATGTGGTCGTCTCATAGCCTTTAAACAACTATTATGTGCGTATTCCCTTCTTTATACCAATGCATCAGTGCAGCTAttatagtttttaaatagcaATATAAATCATTT encodes:
- the en2a gene encoding homeobox protein engrailed-2a; translated protein: MEENDHGNRDVVERQESGDESNRAILPLLQAPGNLQIPHRVTNFFIDNILRPDFGRKKDGGANREESSLASRESHNSPAAPQSEPVGSTVPAEGTSTPHTVTGTKKPTIAADEPLKSRGENGDQCLSSDSDSSQASSNPAQSQPMLWPAWVYCTRYSDRPSSGPRSRKPKKKSTSKEDKRPRTAFTAEQLQRLKSEFQTNRYLTEQRRQNLAQELGLNESQIKIWFQNKRAKIKKATGAKNSLALHLMAQGLYNHATISSKDEKSDSD